A window of Macaca thibetana thibetana isolate TM-01 chromosome 7, ASM2454274v1, whole genome shotgun sequence genomic DNA:
CTCCATATGTGGATGTGTGCAGAGGTGGGTGCTGAGGGAGGAGGTGCAGGGAATTTCTCATCTCTCCACTGCCTCTGAGTTGGAGATGTCAGAGGGAGCCATGGCCCACTGTAAACTaacacagtgtccccacccaCAGGGTTAGAACCCCTCCCCTGGAAGCGGCTCTGAGGGGAGCAGTCACATGTGGAGAGTGCAGGGCGCTGTCTCCAGCCAGGGGAAGGAGGACACCAAGGGGGTTGCCCCTCTTCTGGCCAGGTGGCTGCCTTCTGACACACCAGCCTCTCTCTAGCATGGTGGCCCCCACACACTCAGCCTGTCAAACCTACAGCCCTCAAGAAGGCTTTGGCCAAATTAATAAACAGCTCCGTCTCCCAGGAGGAAGCACAGCTGAAGGATGCGGAGGGCAGTAGAGTTTATGCTCCGCCCCCGCCCCTCCACAGTCAGACCAGAAAGAAGGGGGCTTTCAGCCAggctcacccaggctggggtctgAGTGTCACTGTCCAGCTATTGGCCTCTTGCTTAACAGGTGAGCCCAGCTGCTCCTGTGCAGCTGCCACCCCAGTGAGGGTGAACCAGCCAGCGAGTGACATTACTGATAGTTGGGTTTACAGGAAAGATTAGGCTGTGGGCTGCTGGGCCAGGAAGGGGTGTTTATTTTCAGGGTTTATCTACTGACTTGACCAGGGAGCGTTATAGGTACAACCAGTTTAAAGATGGAAATTTTGAGAGAGCAGACAGGGACTTAGTGCTGGGTAAGGCAAGCAGGCTTCTCAAAGCAGCTCTTTTGGGGAGGCCAGAATCCTGTACCAATGTCGTCAGCACGTTCATCAGCTGCTGGGGGAGTGCCGGACAGGGTTAAAGCACAGGAGAACTTTCTGGATGATAGGAATGTTCTATATCTTCAAAGGAGGTGGGATACATGGGtaatgcatttattaaaattgatGAAAATATACACCAGATCTGTGCATTTCACTGAagataaattatacctcaattttaaaacattttttaaaagagagatgggccagacgcagtggctcacgcctgtaatcccagcactttgggaggccgaggctggtagatcacctgagtcaggagctcgagaccagcctggaaaacgtggttgaatcctgtctctattaaaaatacaaaaattagccaggcatggggacacaggcctgtagtcccagctactcgtgaggctgaggcaggagaattgcttgaatccagtaggcagaggttacagtgagcagagatcacgccactgtactggagcctgggcaacagagcgagactccatctcaaaagaaaaaaaaaaagaaaagacagatgaaGGTTTTCAACTTTCACTAAAGGCAGAGTAGCTTGTTATAGATTAGCCTCCCCGCAAAAGCAGTTAGAGAAACTGCACAAAAATGTGCCCCCACCACCAAAAACAACTGTTTGAAGGTAATTGGAGACCTCAGTCAGGACTTGAGTGACCAGGCCTAGGAGGTGACCCTGACAGTCTGTAGTGCTTTTCCCACATTATGTGATTGGTGAACAGTAGAGGGCTAAGAGGTTAAGAAACTGAGTCTGAAGTGGTGGTTAAGAGGCTGGAGAGCCTGGCTGGATGTTTGGCACTCACAGGACTGAAATGACCTCATGAGAATTTGGGTCCCAGTAAGGAGATGGGACCTTGGTGGGAACCCTGGAAGGGTCACCCCTAGGAgtccaaatgaataaaaaatagaccAGTCGTCACAAAAACTAAAACCTGCTTTGAACCAGCTTAGTCCCAAACTATACGAAGGTGATCTGCGCTTACTCCAATTGTGTGCCATAAAGTCAAAGTCAGTACTCTCTGGAGGCAGATAAAAGTTTACTAACAACGCCATAAGACAAGACAAGACTAaatgagaaagaacaagaaaaaaaaacaatacaaacatacaagaaaaaaccaatagaaacatacatgtaaggaagataaggaagaaagattttttttgtttttttgtttgtttgttttgtttttttgttttttttttggagacggagtctcgctctgtcacccaggcttgagtgcagtggcatgatctcaactcactgcaacctctgcctcccaggttcgagcgattcttctgtctcagcctcccaagtagctgggattacaggcatgcgccaccatgcccggctaatttttgtattggccaggctggtctggaactcctgacgtcaggtggtccattcacctcagtctcccaaattgctgggattacaggcatgaaccactgtgcctgaccagtattttgccacaatttaaaataaataatttttttttttttttttcaggtttgggCTCAGACTATATTCTAAACAGTCACATGGCAGCTGACTCTTCTCCAGGCCTTGCTGCCGGcttttacatgtttattgtttttgCCTTCTTGTCATCTGCTCGGTAGATGGCAGCTTCCAGGTGCTCCTAAGGGGCCAGAAAAGAGAGTGAGAAGGCACGGAGGCTGCCAGGTCATCCCCCTCAGGGCCTCACCCTCATCAACTCCCTCAACTGGGTCTCCTGCAACTATTGGGGGGCCACCTCGGCCACCGCTTTGCCCTGagcttcctgctgctgcagctgggCAGAGCCTCCTTCTCAGAGGCCAGCTGCTGATAGGCGGCCACGTACTGCTGCAGGGGACCCAGGGAATGGTCTCGCTGCTGCTGCAGACTCTGAGCCTCTTGGCTCTTCAGCTCCACCTGCAGGATGGGCGTCAGGGTAGGCAGTGGCTGGCTTCCAGATTCTGGGCCCATAAACAGGGTGGCGAGGGCACAGTGGGGCTCTGTTATCTGTCCAggcccctggcccctggccccttcctccaggtcTAAGTGACTGCCTCCCTTGCCTAGAGGCCcatgcctccctccccagcctcaaaTCTCACACCCTTCTTCCCACCATAGAAGCTGTAGGCCACAGACTGGTGGAAAAGCAGAGGGAGCGAACCACCATCTGCTAAGTTGTGGTGAGGTCGTTCTGTATGATCTCCAGGGTTTGCACCCACCTCCGCCTGCTCCCCCAGAGCTCGGCCTTCCGCCCCAgctcccccagcctctcctccagctcctgcagcctcacctcctgcttctgcatcttctcctcctgctgccACAGCCTCGTTTCCTGCTcccgcatcttctcctcctgcctctgcatcttctcctccttctcccgcatcttctcctcctgcctccacatcttctcctcctgctcacgTATCTTTTGCTCCTTCTCCCATATCATCTCTTCCTGCTCCCACatcttcttctcctgctcccgCATCATCTCCTCttgcctccacatcttctcctcctgctcccctagcttcttctcttgcctccacatcttttcctcctgctcccacatcttcttctcctgctcccaCAGCTTTTCTTGCTGCTCCCGCAGCATATCCTCCTTCTCCCCcagcttctcctcctgctcacacatcttctcctcctgctcccacagcatatcctccttcttccccagcttctcctcctgctcacacatcttctcctcctgctcccgcatCACCTCATCCTGCTCCCGTATTATCTCCTTctgctcccgtatcttctcctcctgcctccatatcttctcctcctgctcccgccgcttctcctcctgctcccgtatcttctcctcctggctccatatcttctcctcctgctcccgtagCTTCTCCTCTTGCCtccgcatcttctcctcctgctcctgcctcctcttctccTGCTCCCATATATTCTCCTCCTGCTTGTGTATCTTATCCtcctgctcccgtatcttctcctcctgatTGTGCATATTCTCCTTCTGCTcctgtatcttctcctcctgcctccacatctcctgctcccgtatcttctcctcctgctcccgtatcttctGTTCCTGCTcctgtatcttctcctcctgctcacgcatcttctcctcctgcctccaaatCTTCTCCGCCTGCTCCCatatcttctcttccttctcccgcctcttctcctccttctcctgtgtcttctcctcctgctcatggatcttctcctcctgcctccaaatcttctcctcctgctcctgcctcttcttctcctgctcttgtatcttcttcttctgctcctgtatcttctcctcctgctcgtgcatcttctcctcctgctcccgtatcttctcctcctgcctccacatcttctcttcctgctcctgcctcttcttctcctgctcccgtgtcttctcctcctgcttgtgcatcttctcctcctgctcctgtatcttctcctcctgattgtgcatcttctcctcctgctcccgtatcttctcctcctgcttgtgcatcttctcctcctgctcctgtatcttcttctcctgcctccacatcttctcctcctgctcccgtatcttcttctcctgcctccacatcttctcctcctgctccgatatcttcttctcctgcctccacatcttctcctcctgctcttgcctcttcttcttctgctctggtatcttctcctcctgcttgtgcatcttcttctcctgctcccttatcttctcctcctgatcatgcatcttctcctcctgctcccgtatcttctccTCTTGCCTCCAAatcttctcttcctgctcctgcctcctcttctcctgctcccgtatcttctcctcctgctcatgcatcttctcctcctgctcatgcatcttctcctgcctccacatcttctcctcctgctcccgcctcttctcttcctgctcccgtatcttctcctcctgctcctttatcttctcctcctgcttccacatctccttctcctgctcctgcctcttctcctcctgctcccgtatcttctcctcctgctcttgcctcttctcctcctgctcccgtatcttctcttcctgctcctgtatcttctcttcctgcctccacatcttctctTCCTGTTGCTGGTACAGGCGGTTCCACAACTTGTTCTCTTCCACCTGGGCTTGGAGCTTCGCGGACACACTCTGCAGCTCCTTACCCAGGTGGTCAGCCTcctcctgcagctgctgctggaacAGTGAAAGTGTTGGTTTGAACCTCAGAAGGAAACAGACTCATAGGATAGtcatataaatgtaatctatAAAACAATGGTTTTCACCCAtgatcctttaaaatatatatttttaagcccTAACTCTGAGATTCTGATTCCCCAGGCAGGGCCCCACATTGGACATTTTTAGCACACTCTAGAGGATTCTATGGCGGGACCAGAACAAGGGCCCAAATTTTCTAGCTCTTGACTGGAGCCTCCCCATATCCCGCATGATCCCTAGACCATGGTCCCAGCCGGACAGGGATCCCACAACCCCCGGGGCGGTAGCTGCTTGCCTGTGGCAGCAGGAGCTTGGCCTTCTCCAGCTTCCTTTCTAGCTCCTTTACATTGAGCTGGATCTCAgacttctcagattctacaagtCGAAGTTTTTCTTGTAGTTCAGCATTTTTCTCCTTCAGCTCATCATCGGTTATGCTACAACCAGAGGCGGTAGATAAAGGAATGAACGAAGAACAGAAAGGACTGCTTTGGTGATCAACCCTCTACTTTCACCCCACAACCACAGAACCGTGGCATTGGATGGGACCCCAGGAATTTAAAGCCCCAGGTGGCAGGCCAGAGAGAAGACATGAGTTGCCTGAGGCTAGCCCATGAGTCAGTGGCACAGCCGGCACTAGAGCTTCCCTGTGCACACATGAAAACCTGTATGAGCCTCTCACCATGCTCACCTgtacccccacctcccagcacacCCCCCACGCTAAGAACCCCAAGACCTCCCATCCCACGATCCCCCATCCTACGTGTTCCTGTACAGTTCCAGACTCAGGGCATCCCTCTCCTTTGTTAACTCCTCGATGTACTGCAAatagagaaaggtgaagtcaggATAGAGCAGGCAGAGGAGCGGCTGGCCGACCAGGAACAACAGCCACTGTGACCACTCCACACaccactccccactcccagtcACACCTGACATGCTCTCAAGGCACTTCCAAGCCCAGGGTatcctttggttttcttttttgttttgttttatttctttccttcttactttttctttttcttcaggaagattttcactcttgttgccctgactggagtgcaatggcgcaatctcagctcaccacaacctccgcctcccgggttcaagcaattctcctgcctcagcctcccgattagctgggattataggcatgtgccaccacacccagctaactttgtatttttagtagagatggggtttctccatgtccgtcagtctagtcttgaactcccaagctcaggtgatccgccagcctcggcctcccaaagtgctggcattacaggcatgagccagagcACCTGGCCCTCATTTGTCTTTCAAAGAACTCAGTAAAGGTGGAAGGGACAGGGAAAGAGACGGAATTCATAGCTGGCTAGCAGGGGCCCAGAGACATCAGATGGTATTGCTATTGTTCTTACTGTTACTACTACCACTGTTGGAACCTTTACTGACTGCTTCACCAGGCACTGCACTAACAAtcccatttcatcctcacaacctCCATAGGAGACGGTTACCATTATTACCTCTATCGTATAGATGAAAAACATGGGGTATTAAGGGTTAAGTGCTTGCCTAAGATCAcgtagagctgggatttcaacACCCAGGTATATCTGATTCTCTAAGCCCATTCTTTCCCTGGGGGTAGGGGCAAAGATAAGGAGGAGGAAATTAATCATTTGTTGACATTTTGAAAGGATGATACGTTCGAATCGTCCAAAACTCAGAaagtacagaagggaaatatcTCCCCCCAACACTGTTCCTCTCTCCTGAGATGTTTATGATCCTTACAAACATGTTTATTGTATGTTcccataatacacacacacacagaggttcCCTCTCTCAACACAAATAATAACATACTCAAGCTACTCTTCTGTACCTTTATGGTACCAGCATCCTAACCGCCACTTGGGACTTGGCCAAGGCCACAGTCAAATATGGGCAGGGCGGGCACTTGGCCTGTGAGCTCTATGTCCGGTGCTCACTCCCCACAGCGCCCCCCAACTCACCCACAGCAGCCGACTCAGCCCCTCTCAGCCTCTAACCACCACACACAAAAGCAGCAAGAGATGGCCATGCTGTCTTCTGGGCAGGACACTCCATCCTGCAGAAGGGACTTTTAGGCTCACTCCTCCATCTGTGAAGCCGGGCTCCcaggggatggggcagggggTTGGACTCACCCTGTCAGCCTTCTTCTTCTGTGTAGCGACAGCAGAGAGATCCCACTCTAAATCTCTTGCAAAATTCCATGAATCATGCAGGCGGCCGACCAGATGCCTGCACTCTCCTGGAATGAGAGACATTCAGATGCGGCCCAAAGGACTCCCCATAAAGGCCTGTCAAAGTGCCAGGTTGAAGGATGATGGGGTACCAGATTCCTACCTTCCAACTGCTGGACAGCACGCTGGCTGTAATAGAGTGCCATCTGAAGCtcagttttctcacatgtaaGCATTCGTATGGTATGAACCTGggcctttggggaaaaaaaaagcaagtgctgaaagagaagcaaagaaaccTTCTCCAGAGGACAGGAGGGAACTTCACACCCTCCACTCACCTCTAGCTCCCTCCTTAGGGCATCCTGATGTTGGTGGCTTGCCTTCTTTTCCtatagaaagaggaagacagagctcTTACTAGGGGGAAGCAGAGATGGCACAGCAAGAGACATGCCCCCAGAACGGCACCACTGCCCCAGGACAGGCCCACCCATGGGACCAGGTTATCAGGAACCCTGTGGGGACGGGGTGGGATCTGGGGGGTGTgccttcttccccaggctgggagtgggcAAGATGAGACTGGGGCCTCTACTGCTGAGTGCTTCCAAAACCCAGCAGTCATGTCATGATCAAACAAAGAAATCACGTCACTTCTTCCAGCTGGGCTCGGTTCTGCTGTTTCTGTGGGGAGAGTCAAAGGAAGGTGACTGAGGGTGGCCCCTTCGAGTCTATTCCCCAGGCCAGGAAGCggtgggcaggggccagggatggaTTTTAAAGGTAAAGTTCTCAGACCCAATGGGAACACAAACTGGTAAACTCTCCTCAACTCCCAAAGAAAAAGGACTTGGGTCTTTGTTGGTTTCTGCCCACAGCCACAGAACTCAAAGTATGAAACTAGATTCTCTCGAAAAGACAGTCACAGAAACCTTCAGAGATGGAGTGTGAGAAAAGCCCACCCTTCTGCCAGCCTGTGATTTAGAAAGGTGCCTTCATTCAATGGACATTGACTGAGCACATACGGGCCAGAGACGGTTCTTAACAGCGGGAGAATAGGACGGAAAAGGCAGACAGGAACCCTCGGTCCCGAGGTTTCCATTCTAGTGGGCCTTTAACTCTCGGACTCTCAGAGCTAACAGACACCTCTGATACTCTCTAACTCTACCTCAGGAAACGCAAGCCGAGAAGGAGACTTTACAGTAGGCCGTGGACTAGGgattaacataaaaacaacaatgaTAAATCTCATTAAAACTTCACCAATGTAGGTAAAACCAAACcactcctattttacagatgtgagaAGAGAGGCCCAAAGAGCTCAAGGAATTTGCCCTCTATCATATCCCCAGCAGATGGagaggattcaaacccagaattcTTAAGCAGTGCCTGGGAGTTCTTCCACAGTCTTAACAATTACCCTCCACCACCCCTT
This region includes:
- the LOC126957910 gene encoding golgin subfamily A member 6-like protein 22 translates to MWPQPHRPTHPMMSEETRPIKLAKAKEKLRDYHPQANPSVGTGASDTKKKNINNGANSETTTSGGCHSPEDEKKASHQHQDALRRELEAQVHTIRMLTCEKTELQMALYYSQRAVQQLEGECRHLVGRLHDSWNFARDLEWDLSAVATQKKKADRYIEELTKERDALSLELYRNTITDDELKEKNAELQEKLRLVESEKSEIQLNVKELERKLEKAKLLLPQQQLQEEADHLGKELQSVSAKLQAQVEENKLWNRLYQQQEEKMWRQEEKIQEQEEKIREQEEKRQEQEEKIREQEEKRQEQEKEMWKQEEKIKEQEEKIREQEEKRREQEEKMWRQEKMHEQEEKMHEQEEKIREQEKRRQEQEEKIWRQEEKIREQEEKMHDQEEKIREQEKKMHKQEEKIPEQKKKRQEQEEKMWRQEKKISEQEEKMWRQEKKIREQEEKMWRQEKKIQEQEEKMHKQEEKIREQEEKMHNQEEKIQEQEEKMHKQEEKTREQEKKRQEQEEKMWRQEEKIREQEEKMHEQEEKIQEQKKKIQEQEKKRQEQEEKIWRQEEKIHEQEEKTQEKEEKRREKEEKIWEQAEKIWRQEEKMREQEEKIQEQEQKIREQEEKIREQEMWRQEEKIQEQKENMHNQEEKIREQEDKIHKQEENIWEQEKRRQEQEEKMRRQEEKLREQEEKIWSQEEKIREQEEKRREQEEKIWRQEEKIREQKEIIREQDEVMREQEEKMCEQEEKLGKKEDMLWEQEEKMCEQEEKLGEKEDMLREQQEKLWEQEKKMWEQEEKMWRQEKKLGEQEEKMWRQEEMMREQEKKMWEQEEMIWEKEQKIREQEEKMWRQEEKMREKEEKMQRQEEKMREQETRLWQQEEKMQKQEEHLEAAIYRADDKKAKTINM